Proteins encoded within one genomic window of Couchioplanes caeruleus:
- the secG gene encoding preprotein translocase subunit SecG has translation MPIAFAYTLIVLLIITSILLTLLILLHRGKGGGMSSMFGGGVTSSLAGSSVAEKNLDRYTVLVGIVWFACIVGLGLWLKLAQTTT, from the coding sequence ATGCCGATCGCGTTCGCGTACACGTTGATCGTGTTGCTGATCATCACCAGCATCCTGCTGACCCTGCTGATCCTGCTGCACCGCGGCAAGGGCGGCGGCATGTCCAGCATGTTCGGCGGCGGCGTCACCTCCAGCCTGGCCGGCTCCTCGGTCGCGGAGAAGAACCTCGACCGCTACACCGTGCTGGTGGGCATCGTGTGGTTCGCCTGCATCGTGGGCCTCGGCCTCTGGCTGAAGCTGGCCCAGACCACCACCTGA
- the tpiA gene encoding triose-phosphate isomerase: MADVTRRPIMAGNWKMNLNHLEAILLVQKLAASLTEQQLTDVEAVVLPPFTDLRSVQTAIDGDKVKIGYGAQDLSQHKGGAYTGEISGAMLAKLGCSYVVVGHSERREYHGEDDALVNAKVKAALANEITPILCVGEGLEIREAAGQVEHCRGQLDGALEGLKDSDVKKIVIAYEPVWAIGTGKTATPDDAQEVCGAIRARLAEKYGAETADAVRIQYGGSVKAANIAAIMAQPDVDGALIGGASLDAEEFASIVRFREHIQR; this comes from the coding sequence ATGGCGGACGTCACCCGCCGGCCGATCATGGCCGGCAACTGGAAGATGAACCTCAACCACCTCGAGGCGATCCTCCTGGTGCAGAAGCTGGCGGCCAGCCTCACCGAGCAGCAGCTCACCGACGTCGAGGCGGTCGTGCTGCCGCCGTTCACCGACCTGCGCAGCGTGCAGACGGCGATCGACGGCGACAAGGTGAAGATCGGGTACGGCGCCCAGGACCTGTCGCAGCACAAGGGCGGCGCGTACACGGGGGAGATCTCCGGCGCGATGCTCGCCAAGCTGGGCTGCTCCTACGTGGTGGTCGGGCACTCCGAGCGCCGCGAGTACCACGGCGAGGACGACGCCCTGGTCAACGCGAAGGTGAAGGCGGCGCTCGCCAACGAGATCACGCCCATCCTGTGCGTCGGCGAGGGGCTGGAGATCCGCGAGGCGGCGGGGCAGGTCGAGCACTGCCGCGGCCAGCTCGACGGGGCCCTCGAGGGACTCAAGGATTCGGACGTCAAGAAGATCGTCATCGCATACGAGCCGGTGTGGGCGATCGGTACCGGCAAGACCGCCACGCCCGACGACGCGCAGGAGGTGTGCGGCGCCATCCGGGCGCGGCTCGCCGAGAAGTACGGCGCCGAGACGGCCGACGCGGTGCGGATCCAGTACGGCGGCTCCGTGAAGGCGGCGAACATCGCCGCGATCATGGCGCAGCCGGACGTGGACGGCGCGCTGATCGGCGGCGCGAGCCTGGACGCCGAGGAGTTCGCCTCGATCGTCCGATTCCGCGAGCACATCCAGCGCTGA
- a CDS encoding phosphoglycerate kinase: MKALDDLLGEGVSGRRVLVRADLNVPFDKSDPTVISDDGRIRAVLPTLVALRDAGARVIVCSHLGRPKGAPDPKFTLAPVAERLGELLGNPVVFAEDTVGASASDAVAALLDGQVLLLENLRFNAGETSKDDAERGAFADQLAAFADAYVDDAFGAVHRKHASVYDVPARLPHFAGGLVQREVEVLRRVTESPEQPYVVVLGGSKVSDKLAVIKALLPKVDKLLVGGGMCFTFLKAQGHEVGKSLLEEEMISTCADLLAEADGRIVLPVDVVAASAFAADADHDVVDASAIPGDRLGLDIGPRSVALFAEAIGSAKTVFWNGPMGVFELAPFAAGTRGVAEAITKIDGFSVVGGGDSAAAVRTLGIDESAFGHISTGGGASLEYLEGKTLPGLAALES, from the coding sequence GTGAAGGCTCTCGACGACCTGCTCGGCGAGGGTGTGTCGGGTCGGCGCGTGCTGGTGCGCGCCGACCTGAACGTCCCGTTCGACAAGAGTGACCCCACGGTCATCAGCGACGACGGCCGCATCCGCGCGGTGCTGCCGACGCTGGTGGCCCTGCGCGACGCGGGCGCCCGCGTCATCGTGTGCTCGCATCTCGGACGCCCCAAGGGCGCGCCGGACCCGAAGTTCACGCTCGCGCCGGTGGCCGAGCGCCTCGGTGAGCTGCTCGGCAACCCGGTGGTCTTCGCCGAGGACACCGTGGGTGCCTCGGCGTCGGACGCCGTCGCGGCGCTGCTGGACGGCCAGGTGCTGCTGCTGGAGAACCTGCGCTTCAACGCGGGCGAGACCTCCAAGGACGACGCCGAGCGGGGCGCGTTCGCGGACCAGTTGGCCGCGTTCGCCGACGCCTACGTGGACGACGCGTTCGGCGCGGTGCACCGCAAGCACGCCTCGGTGTACGACGTGCCGGCCCGGCTCCCGCACTTCGCCGGCGGCCTGGTGCAGCGCGAGGTCGAGGTGCTGCGGCGCGTGACCGAGAGCCCGGAGCAGCCCTATGTGGTCGTGCTCGGCGGCTCGAAGGTCTCCGACAAGCTCGCCGTTATCAAGGCGCTGCTGCCCAAGGTGGACAAGCTGCTCGTGGGCGGCGGCATGTGCTTCACGTTCCTCAAGGCCCAGGGGCACGAGGTCGGCAAGTCGCTGCTGGAGGAGGAGATGATCTCCACCTGCGCCGATCTGCTGGCGGAGGCGGACGGCCGGATCGTGCTGCCGGTGGACGTGGTGGCGGCGTCGGCGTTCGCCGCGGACGCGGACCACGACGTGGTGGATGCTTCCGCTATTCCGGGCGATCGGCTGGGGCTGGACATCGGTCCGCGGTCGGTGGCGCTGTTCGCGGAGGCCATCGGCTCGGCGAAGACCGTGTTCTGGAACGGGCCGATGGGCGTGTTCGAGCTGGCGCCGTTCGCGGCCGGCACCCGGGGCGTGGCCGAGGCGATCACCAAGATCGACGGCTTCTCCGTGGTGGGCGGCGGCGACTCGGCCGCGGCCGTGCGCACGCTGGGCATCGACGAGTCCGCGTTCGGACACATCTCGACCGGCGGCGGCGCGTCGCTGGAGTACCTCGAGGGCAAGACCCTGCCGGGTCTCGCCGCGCTGGAGAGCTGA
- the gap gene encoding type I glyceraldehyde-3-phosphate dehydrogenase: MTIRVGINGFGRIGRNFFRAVLASGADIELVGVNDLTDNATLAHLLKYDSILGRLPHEVKATADEITVAGKTFKAFAERDPQNLPWGDLGADVVIESTGFFTDATKAKAHVDKGAKKVIISAPAKNEDITIVMGVNDNLYDGAKHTVISNASCTTNCLAPMAKVLNDTIGIERGLMTTIHAYTQDQNLQDGPHSDLRRARAAALNVVPTSTGAAKAVSLVLPELKGKLDGFAMRVPIPTGSATDLTFQAGKETSVDEVNAAIKAASEGALKGILTYTEDPIVSADIVTDSASCIFDAGLTKVIGNQVKVVGWYDNEWGYSNRLVDLVKLVG; encoded by the coding sequence GTGACCATCCGGGTTGGCATCAACGGCTTCGGCCGTATCGGCCGTAACTTCTTCCGGGCCGTGCTCGCCTCCGGCGCGGACATCGAGCTCGTGGGCGTCAACGACCTCACCGACAACGCCACGCTGGCCCACCTGCTGAAGTACGACAGCATCCTGGGCCGCCTGCCGCACGAGGTGAAGGCCACCGCCGACGAGATCACCGTGGCCGGCAAGACCTTCAAGGCGTTCGCCGAGCGTGACCCGCAGAACCTGCCGTGGGGCGATCTGGGCGCGGACGTGGTCATCGAGTCCACCGGCTTCTTCACCGACGCCACCAAGGCGAAGGCGCACGTCGACAAGGGCGCGAAGAAGGTCATCATCTCGGCGCCGGCCAAGAACGAGGACATCACGATCGTGATGGGCGTCAACGACAACCTGTACGACGGCGCAAAGCACACGGTCATCTCGAACGCTTCCTGCACCACCAACTGCCTCGCGCCGATGGCGAAGGTCCTCAACGACACGATCGGCATCGAGCGTGGCCTGATGACCACGATCCACGCCTACACGCAGGACCAGAACCTGCAGGACGGCCCGCACTCCGACCTGCGTCGCGCCCGTGCCGCCGCGCTCAACGTGGTGCCGACCTCGACCGGTGCCGCCAAGGCCGTCAGCCTGGTGCTGCCGGAGCTCAAGGGCAAGCTGGACGGCTTCGCGATGCGCGTGCCGATCCCGACCGGCTCGGCCACCGACCTGACCTTCCAGGCCGGCAAGGAGACCTCGGTGGACGAGGTCAACGCCGCGATCAAGGCCGCCTCGGAGGGTGCGCTCAAGGGCATCCTGACCTACACCGAGGACCCGATCGTGTCGGCCGACATCGTCACCGACTCGGCGTCCTGCATCTTCGACGCGGGCCTCACCAAGGTCATCGGCAACCAGGTCAAGGTCGTCGGCTGGTACGACAACGAGTGGGGCTACTCGAACCGCCTCGTCGACCTGGTCAAGCTGGTCGGCTGA
- a CDS encoding glycoside hydrolase family 3 C-terminal domain-containing protein → MGPHPGTPLDIPALIGALTLEEKAALLDGADFWRTQAVERLGIPAVTVTDGPHGLRKQAGETDHLGLNDSVPATCFPPAAGLASSWDPELLTRVGAALGRECRAAEVAVLLGPGVNMKRSPLCGRNFEYFSEDPLLAGDLGAALVDGVQSQGVGTSLKHFAANNQETDRMTVSADVDERTLREIYLPAFERIVTGSQPWTVMCAYNRINGTYASEDPWLLTGVLRDEWGFRGLVVSDWGAVHRRDAGLAAGLDLEMPSSGGAGTRIILDAVHAGTLSEKDVDRAAIRVLELIDRALPALGPGQTFDVGAHHTLAREAATASAVLLKNDGILPLARTGGPIAVIGEFARTPRFQGAGSSQVNPTRVDTALDALRDALDGAREVVFAPGFTIQPPAGEGASTGNAPAARGDGATTDNAPAAAGLVGAGVGVRAADSALVDEAVRAAAGAEVAVVFLGLPPAAESEGYDRTHLDLPADQIALLHAVADANPRVVVVLSNGSVVTVAPWQDRAGAVLEGWLLGQAGGAATADLLLGTATPAGKLAETIPVRYEDNPAIGAFPGEHGHVRYGEGLLMGYRWYDAHRLPVAYPFGHGLSYTSFAYDDLAVAVEGHRVRVTLTVTNTGPRPGTEVVQVYVTDPVAGVYRPEQELRGFTRITLAPGESRTATVALGDRAFAYWHPVLRRWTVEGGSFGIRVGASSRDIRLETTIELPGDDVTTPLTPEATVDAWLAHPAAGAWLRERLGDGIVDAMFFDPANGQMMRAIPLQRLSRFPGFPITEPQVEEAAARFS, encoded by the coding sequence ATGGGCCCCCACCCCGGCACACCCCTGGACATTCCCGCCCTGATCGGCGCCCTCACGCTGGAGGAGAAGGCCGCGCTGCTCGACGGCGCCGACTTCTGGCGTACCCAAGCCGTGGAGCGCCTCGGCATCCCCGCGGTGACCGTCACCGACGGCCCGCACGGCCTGCGCAAGCAGGCCGGCGAGACGGACCACCTCGGCCTGAACGACAGCGTCCCGGCGACCTGCTTCCCACCCGCCGCCGGGCTCGCCTCGAGCTGGGATCCGGAGCTGCTGACCCGCGTCGGCGCGGCCCTCGGCCGGGAATGCCGCGCGGCGGAGGTCGCCGTGCTGCTCGGCCCGGGCGTCAACATGAAGCGCTCGCCGCTGTGCGGGCGCAACTTCGAGTATTTCTCCGAGGATCCGCTGCTCGCCGGCGACCTCGGCGCGGCGCTGGTCGACGGCGTCCAGAGCCAGGGCGTGGGCACGTCGCTGAAGCACTTCGCGGCGAACAACCAGGAGACCGACCGGATGACGGTCTCCGCCGACGTGGACGAGCGGACGCTGCGGGAGATCTACCTGCCGGCGTTCGAGCGGATCGTGACCGGGTCGCAGCCGTGGACGGTCATGTGCGCGTACAACCGGATCAACGGCACATACGCGAGCGAGGACCCCTGGCTGCTCACCGGCGTCCTGCGCGACGAATGGGGCTTCCGCGGCCTGGTCGTCTCCGACTGGGGTGCGGTCCACCGGCGCGACGCGGGCCTGGCCGCGGGCCTCGACCTGGAGATGCCCTCCTCCGGTGGTGCCGGCACCCGGATCATCCTGGACGCCGTGCACGCCGGCACCCTGAGCGAGAAGGACGTCGACCGTGCCGCCATCAGGGTCCTCGAGCTGATCGACCGCGCGCTGCCGGCACTCGGCCCGGGACAGACCTTCGACGTCGGCGCGCACCACACGCTGGCCCGCGAGGCGGCGACGGCCAGCGCGGTACTGCTCAAGAACGACGGCATCCTGCCGCTCGCCCGCACCGGGGGCCCGATCGCGGTGATCGGCGAATTCGCCCGGACCCCCCGCTTCCAGGGGGCCGGCTCCTCGCAAGTCAACCCGACCCGCGTCGACACCGCACTGGACGCACTGCGTGACGCCCTGGACGGTGCCCGGGAAGTCGTCTTCGCCCCCGGCTTCACGATCCAGCCGCCCGCCGGTGAGGGCGCCTCCACTGGAAACGCCCCCGCGGCCCGCGGTGACGGTGCCACCACCGACAACGCCCCCGCGGCCGCCGGTCTCGTCGGGGCCGGTGTGGGCGTCCGTGCCGCCGATTCTGCGCTGGTGGACGAGGCCGTCCGCGCCGCCGCCGGTGCCGAGGTGGCCGTGGTCTTCCTGGGACTGCCGCCCGCGGCCGAGTCGGAGGGCTACGACCGCACCCACCTGGACCTGCCCGCCGACCAGATCGCGCTGCTGCACGCCGTCGCCGACGCCAACCCCCGGGTCGTCGTGGTGCTCTCGAACGGCTCGGTGGTCACCGTGGCACCGTGGCAGGACCGCGCCGGCGCCGTCCTGGAGGGCTGGCTCCTGGGCCAGGCCGGCGGCGCAGCCACGGCGGACCTGCTCCTCGGCACGGCCACACCGGCCGGCAAACTCGCCGAGACCATCCCGGTGCGCTACGAGGACAACCCGGCGATCGGCGCCTTCCCCGGCGAGCACGGCCACGTCCGGTACGGCGAGGGCCTGCTGATGGGCTACCGCTGGTACGACGCACACCGGCTGCCGGTGGCGTACCCGTTCGGGCACGGGCTGTCGTACACGTCCTTCGCGTACGACGATCTCGCGGTGGCCGTGGAGGGTCACCGCGTGCGGGTGACGCTGACGGTGACCAACACGGGCCCGCGGCCCGGCACGGAGGTCGTCCAGGTGTACGTCACCGACCCCGTGGCCGGGGTGTACCGCCCCGAGCAGGAGCTGCGCGGTTTTACCCGGATCACGCTGGCACCGGGCGAGAGCCGGACGGCAACGGTGGCGCTCGGCGACCGGGCGTTCGCCTACTGGCACCCGGTGCTGCGGCGCTGGACGGTCGAGGGAGGCAGCTTCGGCATCCGCGTCGGCGCGTCGTCACGGGACATCCGCCTGGAGACGACGATCGAGCTCCCGGGCGACGACGTGACGACCCCGCTCACCCCGGAAGCGACGGTGGACGCCTGGCTCGCCCACCCGGCGGCCGGCGCCTGGCTCCGCGAACGGCTGGGCGACGGCATCGTCGACGCCATGTTCTTCGACCCGGCGAACGGCCAGATGATGCGGGCGATCCCGCTGCAGCGCCTGTCCCGCTTCCCCGGCTTCCCGATCACCGAACCCCAGGTGGAAGAGGCAGCAGCCCGCTTCTCCTGA
- the whiA gene encoding DNA-binding protein WhiA has product MAMTAAVKDELSRVDVPKPCCRRAEMAALLRFAGGLHIVSGRVVVEAELDTGAVARRLRREIADVYGYPSEVHVLASGGLRKGSHYIVRIVKDGEALARQTGLLDVRGRPVRGLPPHVVSANVCCAVAAWRGAFMAHGSLTEPGRSSALEITCPGPEAALALRGAARRIGITAKEREVRGVDRVVIKDGDAIAALLTRVGAHASVLAWEERRVRREVRATANRLANFDDANLRRSARAAVAAAARVTRALEILADEAPNHLTSAGRLRLEHRQASLEELGALADPPLTKDAIAGRIRRLLALADKRARDLGIPDTEAAVTPEMMAC; this is encoded by the coding sequence ATGGCGATGACGGCAGCGGTCAAGGACGAGCTGAGCCGGGTCGACGTACCCAAGCCGTGCTGCCGCCGTGCGGAGATGGCCGCCCTTCTTCGCTTCGCCGGGGGCCTGCACATCGTCTCCGGGCGGGTGGTCGTCGAGGCCGAGCTGGACACCGGCGCCGTCGCCCGGCGGCTGCGGCGCGAGATCGCCGACGTGTACGGCTACCCGAGCGAGGTGCACGTCCTCGCCTCCGGCGGCCTGCGCAAGGGAAGCCACTACATCGTCCGGATCGTCAAGGACGGCGAGGCGCTCGCGCGGCAGACCGGCCTGCTCGACGTCCGGGGCCGTCCGGTGCGCGGCCTGCCCCCGCACGTCGTCTCCGCCAACGTGTGCTGCGCCGTCGCCGCCTGGCGCGGGGCCTTCATGGCGCACGGTTCGCTGACCGAGCCCGGTCGCTCCAGCGCGCTGGAGATCACCTGTCCGGGTCCGGAGGCCGCCCTGGCGCTGCGCGGCGCCGCCCGCCGCATCGGCATCACCGCCAAGGAGCGCGAGGTGCGCGGCGTCGACCGGGTCGTGATCAAGGACGGGGACGCGATCGCCGCGCTGCTCACCCGCGTCGGCGCGCACGCGAGCGTGCTCGCCTGGGAAGAGCGACGGGTACGCCGGGAGGTGCGTGCGACAGCGAACCGCCTCGCCAACTTCGACGACGCCAACCTGCGCCGCTCGGCCCGCGCGGCCGTGGCGGCGGCGGCCCGGGTGACCCGCGCCCTCGAGATCCTCGCCGACGAGGCCCCGAACCACCTGACCTCGGCCGGTCGGCTGCGCCTGGAGCACCGCCAGGCCAGCCTGGAAGAGCTGGGTGCGCTCGCCGACCCGCCGCTGACCAAGGACGCCATCGCCGGCCGGATAAGGCGTCTGCTCGCCCTTGCCGACAAGCGCGCCCGCGACCTGGGTATCCCCGACACCGAGGCAGCGGTCACCCCGGAGATGATGGCCTGCTAG
- a CDS encoding gluconeogenesis factor YvcK family protein — translation MAASLRALRLCSPRLELDITAVVTVGDNGGSSGRLRAERDAQLPPGDLRMALAALADDDPAHQTTVRLMQHRFAPVGNSDRRAASAATPTGDDAGEGTGAGPLDGAATGGAAFGRTAGVEEAAGSGGAAFGVAAASEEAAGSGGAAFGEAAALGEACGDEGEGKAGWGNVDRRIASLGGKHDPLAGHAVGNLLLLGLLELMDDPVEALAHAGRMVGAQGRVLPMASHAVGIEAEVRGGDPSRPGDVVTVRGQHAVAIASGHVEAVRIVPSSPPACAAAVEAIRDADWLIFGPGSWYTSVLPHLLVPELAAAIVASPARRLVTMNLAADNETLGLSVAEHLDALHWYLPELRIDVVLADAKWVGEPDPVHQAAEALGARLVLAPLAVADGSPKHDPESLGTALVPLLGPDR, via the coding sequence CTGGCCGCCTCGCTGCGGGCGCTGCGGCTCTGCTCGCCGCGGCTGGAGCTCGACATCACCGCGGTCGTCACCGTCGGCGACAACGGCGGGTCGAGCGGACGGCTGCGCGCGGAGCGGGATGCCCAACTGCCCCCGGGTGACCTGCGCATGGCCCTGGCCGCCCTGGCCGACGACGACCCCGCACACCAGACGACGGTCAGACTCATGCAGCACCGGTTCGCGCCGGTCGGCAATTCGGACCGCCGGGCCGCATCGGCAGCGACACCGACCGGCGACGACGCCGGCGAGGGAACTGGAGCGGGACCGCTCGACGGGGCGGCGACGGGCGGAGCTGCGTTCGGGAGGACGGCGGGCGTCGAGGAAGCGGCGGGGTCCGGTGGTGCCGCGTTCGGGGTGGCGGCGGCGTCGGAAGAGGCGGCGGGGTCCGGTGGTGCCGCGTTCGGGGAAGCGGCCGCGCTCGGCGAAGCGTGCGGCGATGAGGGCGAGGGCAAGGCCGGCTGGGGAAATGTCGACCGCCGGATCGCCTCCCTCGGCGGTAAGCACGACCCCCTCGCCGGCCATGCCGTCGGCAACCTGTTGCTGCTCGGCCTCCTGGAGCTCATGGACGATCCCGTCGAGGCGCTCGCGCATGCCGGGAGGATGGTCGGGGCGCAGGGGCGGGTGCTGCCCATGGCGTCGCATGCGGTCGGCATCGAGGCCGAGGTGCGGGGCGGGGATCCGTCGCGGCCCGGGGATGTCGTCACCGTACGAGGGCAGCATGCCGTGGCGATCGCCTCCGGGCATGTGGAGGCGGTGCGGATCGTTCCCTCGTCGCCGCCTGCGTGCGCGGCGGCGGTGGAGGCGATCCGGGATGCCGACTGGCTGATCTTCGGGCCGGGGAGTTGGTACACCAGTGTGCTTCCCCACCTTCTGGTGCCCGAGCTGGCCGCCGCGATCGTGGCGAGTCCGGCACGGCGGCTCGTCACGATGAACCTCGCCGCGGACAACGAGACGCTCGGGCTCTCCGTGGCCGAGCACCTGGACGCCCTGCACTGGTACCTGCCGGAGCTGCGGATCGACGTCGTGCTCGCCGACGCCAAGTGGGTCGGGGAGCCGGATCCGGTGCACCAGGCCGCCGAGGCGCTCGGGGCTCGGCTGGTTCTCGCCCCGCTGGCCGTTGCGGATGGCAGTCCCAAGCATGATCCTGAGTCGTTGGGCACAGCGTTGGTGCCGCTCCTGGGCCCCGATCGTTAA
- the rapZ gene encoding RNase adapter RapZ, translated as MPEFAPEPSPDEAATDLVVVTGLSGGGRSTVARALENVGFYVVDNLPQALMLDMAQLAFEAGGAARRTAMVLDVRSRAFSTDLAGAVRALKDRGFSPRVVFVDADDEVLIRRFESVRRSHPLQGDGRLADGIAAERKLLEEAREHADVIIDTSHLNVNQLRRRVEELFGGEDARKLRITVLSFGFKYGLPPDADYVMDARFLPNPFWVPELRDHTGMEEGVSTYVLGQEGANDFVATYAELIASTAPGFEREGKRYLTVAVGCTGGKHRSVAIAEELTTRLCDIRLSAHSSHRDLGRE; from the coding sequence ATGCCGGAGTTCGCTCCGGAGCCGTCTCCCGACGAGGCCGCCACCGATCTCGTGGTGGTGACCGGGTTGTCCGGCGGGGGTCGCAGCACGGTCGCCCGCGCTCTGGAGAACGTCGGCTTCTATGTCGTCGACAACCTTCCTCAGGCGCTGATGCTGGACATGGCCCAGCTCGCGTTCGAGGCCGGCGGCGCCGCTCGGCGTACAGCGATGGTGCTGGACGTGCGCAGCCGGGCCTTCTCCACCGACCTGGCGGGCGCCGTCCGGGCGCTCAAAGACCGCGGATTCTCGCCGCGGGTGGTCTTCGTCGACGCCGACGACGAGGTGCTCATCCGGCGCTTCGAGTCAGTGCGCCGCTCGCACCCGTTGCAGGGCGACGGCCGCCTCGCCGACGGGATCGCCGCCGAACGCAAGCTGCTCGAGGAGGCGCGCGAGCACGCCGACGTGATCATCGACACCAGTCACCTCAACGTCAACCAGCTACGCCGCCGCGTCGAGGAGCTGTTCGGCGGCGAGGACGCGCGCAAGCTGCGGATCACGGTGCTGTCCTTCGGCTTCAAGTACGGGCTGCCGCCGGATGCCGACTATGTGATGGACGCCCGGTTCCTCCCTAATCCGTTCTGGGTGCCGGAGCTGCGCGACCACACCGGCATGGAGGAGGGCGTCAGCACCTACGTCCTGGGCCAGGAGGGCGCGAACGACTTCGTCGCCACGTACGCCGAGCTGATCGCGTCGACCGCGCCCGGCTTCGAGCGTGAGGGCAAGCGCTACCTCACGGTGGCGGTCGGCTGCACCGGCGGCAAGCACCGCAGCGTGGCCATCGCCGAAGAGTTGACCACCCGCCTGTGCGACATCCGTCTCTCCGCCCACTCTTCGCACCGCGACCTGGGCCGGGAGTGA
- a CDS encoding Rieske (2Fe-2S) protein yields the protein MTDVQRPHAEITGTREATGMVASRRVVLSGAGALGAGCLLAACGTDTKSGVGADGGDFSNNPLPAGSAGPDGGGSDSGGSDSGDSSSGGGGKTLVAAVDVPEGGGIIKGDYVITQPEKGTYKAFSKICTHQGCPVTKVDGGQITCPCHNSSFSITDGSPTGGPARKALPETKVKKDGDNIVAA from the coding sequence ATGACTGACGTGCAGCGGCCCCACGCCGAGATCACGGGCACTCGCGAGGCCACCGGCATGGTCGCCTCGCGTCGCGTCGTACTCTCGGGCGCCGGCGCGCTCGGTGCCGGGTGCCTCCTCGCCGCCTGCGGCACGGACACCAAGAGCGGCGTCGGCGCCGACGGCGGCGACTTCAGCAACAACCCCCTTCCCGCCGGCAGCGCGGGTCCGGATGGCGGCGGTTCCGACAGCGGCGGCTCCGACAGCGGAGACTCCTCCTCCGGCGGCGGCGGCAAGACCCTCGTGGCGGCCGTCGACGTACCCGAGGGCGGCGGCATCATCAAGGGCGACTACGTCATCACCCAGCCGGAGAAGGGCACCTACAAGGCGTTCAGCAAGATCTGTACGCACCAGGGCTGCCCGGTGACCAAGGTGGACGGCGGACAGATCACCTGCCCGTGCCACAACAGCAGCTTCTCCATCACCGACGGCTCGCCCACGGGCGGACCGGCCCGCAAGGCCCTTCCGGAGACGAAGGTCAAGAAGGACGGCGACAACATCGTCGCCGCGTGA